A single region of the Jatrophihabitans sp. GAS493 genome encodes:
- a CDS encoding SulP family inorganic anion transporter yields MMPAGRRSVSLVDVPDEPDEPDMTDVTWRARARVQVATALPRLRHSAPPRESWRDDVLAGLAGAIGSVPDGMASSVLVGVSPVHGLYASFAGRIGGGFSTSTKLMVVTTTSAAALAAGSALAGVSAADRPDALFLLTLLSGVLMIVAGVLHFGRYTRFVPHSVMIGFLTGISVNIILSQIPTLLGYTAHGSFSLAKTVDTLQNLHWSQLPSLATGLSAIALTVGLSRTRLAPLSAVLALLIPTLLVILLGADSVPRVHDSGEIPLGLPMPHLPPLSALNFSVVTGALAVTAIVLIQGAGVAEAAPNPNGTLSDANRDFIGQGVGNIAAGLFKGQPVGGSVGQTSLNVTAGARSRWGAIFSGLWLLLILLLFAELVGKVAMPTLAGVLIVAGVASLRVSQIETIWLTSTISKVGMTTTFLATLFLPVAAAVGIGVALALMLQLNQEALDLRVVELVPAGIGGVAGQGLEGFERFEEHPAPKRLTAETVTVLDIYGSLFYAGARTLQTLLPDPAFAPSAVVVLRLRGRTMVGATFVVVVEDYLRRLRAGGGQLYLSGVDPELWKQLSRFDRFESADDMHIVRADIVIGASTRLAYDRATQWIESRKS; encoded by the coding sequence ATGATGCCGGCCGGTCGCCGGTCGGTCAGCCTGGTTGATGTGCCCGACGAGCCGGACGAGCCCGACATGACCGACGTGACTTGGCGTGCGCGAGCGCGCGTCCAGGTCGCCACCGCGCTGCCTCGACTGCGCCACAGCGCTCCGCCGCGAGAGAGCTGGCGTGATGACGTGCTGGCCGGTCTGGCCGGGGCCATCGGCAGTGTCCCGGACGGAATGGCCTCCAGCGTCCTGGTCGGCGTCAGTCCGGTGCACGGTCTCTACGCGAGCTTCGCCGGTCGGATCGGTGGCGGTTTCTCGACCAGCACGAAGTTGATGGTGGTGACCACCACCAGCGCCGCCGCGTTGGCCGCCGGGTCCGCGCTGGCCGGCGTCTCGGCGGCCGATCGCCCGGACGCGCTCTTCCTGCTCACACTGCTTTCGGGCGTCTTGATGATCGTCGCCGGGGTTCTGCACTTCGGGCGGTACACCAGGTTCGTACCGCACTCGGTGATGATCGGATTCCTCACCGGTATCTCGGTGAACATCATCCTCAGCCAGATCCCGACCCTGCTCGGCTACACCGCGCATGGGTCGTTCAGCCTGGCCAAAACCGTTGACACGCTGCAGAACCTGCACTGGTCGCAGCTTCCGTCGCTGGCGACCGGGCTGTCAGCGATCGCGCTGACGGTCGGTCTTTCGCGGACCAGACTGGCCCCGCTGTCGGCGGTGCTGGCGCTACTCATTCCGACGCTGCTGGTCATCCTGCTCGGCGCGGACAGTGTGCCCCGGGTCCATGACTCCGGTGAGATCCCGCTGGGGTTGCCAATGCCGCACCTTCCCCCGCTCAGCGCGCTCAACTTCAGCGTCGTCACCGGGGCGCTGGCGGTGACCGCCATCGTGCTGATTCAGGGCGCCGGCGTGGCGGAGGCTGCGCCCAATCCGAACGGAACGCTCTCGGACGCCAACCGCGACTTCATCGGCCAAGGCGTCGGCAACATCGCCGCCGGACTCTTCAAGGGTCAGCCGGTCGGTGGTTCGGTCGGCCAGACGTCGCTCAACGTGACGGCCGGTGCGCGCAGCCGCTGGGGCGCGATCTTCAGCGGACTCTGGCTGCTGCTTATCCTGCTGCTCTTCGCCGAATTGGTGGGCAAGGTAGCGATGCCGACGCTGGCCGGCGTCCTCATCGTGGCCGGCGTGGCATCGCTGCGGGTAAGCCAGATCGAGACAATCTGGCTGACCAGCACCATCTCCAAGGTCGGGATGACCACTACCTTCCTGGCGACCCTCTTCCTGCCGGTGGCGGCCGCAGTGGGTATCGGAGTGGCGCTGGCCCTGATGCTGCAGCTCAATCAGGAGGCGCTGGATCTGCGGGTGGTCGAGCTTGTCCCGGCCGGGATCGGCGGTGTCGCGGGACAGGGTTTAGAGGGTTTCGAGCGCTTCGAGGAGCATCCGGCCCCCAAACGACTCACCGCTGAGACGGTGACCGTGCTGGACATCTACGGCAGCCTCTTCTACGCCGGCGCCCGGACGCTGCAGACCCTGTTGCCGGACCCGGCCTTCGCGCCGTCGGCGGTGGTGGTGCTGCGCCTGCGCGGCCGGACCATGGTGGGCGCGACCTTCGTCGTCGTAGTGGAGGACTACCTGCGACGGCTGCGAGCCGGCGGCGGGCAGCTCTACCTCAGCGGCGTCGATCCCGAGCTCTGGAAGCAGCTGAGCCGCTTCGACCGCTTCGAGTCCGCCGACGACATGCACATTGTGCGGGCCGACATCGTGATCGGCGCCTCGACCCGATTGGCCTACGATCGGGCAACGCAGTGGATCGAGAGCAGGAAGAGCTAG